In Nostoc sp. GT001, a genomic segment contains:
- a CDS encoding Uma2 family endonuclease — MVATPKKVISVLPLENGDRLSRCEFERRYQAMPHLRKAELVEGVVYIMASPLRIKSHGEPHGDLIGWLWNYKTATPGLVLGIEPTVRLDPDNEPQPDAVLFIPGRQALISEDDYIQGAPELVIEVAASSAAIDLHDKKRTYRRNGVQEYIVWRTLDNQLDWFRLQADEYVSLPTDEQGIIRSQVFPGLWLSIPALLSGEMAMVLSVLQAGLAAIEHQEFMQKLK, encoded by the coding sequence ATGGTTGCAACTCCTAAAAAAGTAATTTCAGTTTTACCTCTGGAAAATGGCGATCGCTTATCTCGCTGCGAATTTGAGCGGCGCTATCAGGCAATGCCGCATTTAAGAAAAGCTGAACTGGTTGAAGGAGTTGTGTATATCATGGCATCCCCACTCAGAATTAAAAGTCATGGGGAACCACATGGAGATTTAATCGGGTGGTTGTGGAATTATAAAACGGCAACGCCTGGCCTTGTTCTGGGAATTGAACCCACAGTGCGTTTAGATCCGGATAATGAACCACAGCCTGACGCGGTACTATTCATTCCCGGCAGACAGGCATTGATTAGTGAGGATGATTATATCCAAGGCGCACCCGAACTGGTGATCGAAGTGGCAGCAAGCAGTGCAGCTATCGATTTACATGACAAAAAACGCACCTATCGACGGAATGGAGTACAGGAGTATATTGTCTGGCGAACATTAGATAATCAGTTGGATTGGTTTAGGCTGCAAGCAGACGAGTATGTTTCGCTACCAACCGATGAGCAAGGAATTATTCGCTCTCAGGTGTTTCCAGGGTTGTGGTTGTCGATACCTGCCTTGCTGTCAGGAGAAATGGCAATGGTGTTATCTGTCCTGCAAGCAGGTTTAGCTGCCATTGAACATCAAGAATTTATGCAAAAGTTAAAATAA
- a CDS encoding GlsB/YeaQ/YmgE family stress response membrane protein, giving the protein MTNIIAWLVLGLIAGALAKLFYPGTQGGGIISTIILGILGAVFGGYLGQVLLGSSSAAAASVGALSLGSILFAVIGAMILIFLWGLLTRRAV; this is encoded by the coding sequence ATGACTAACATTATTGCTTGGTTGGTTTTGGGTTTAATTGCAGGTGCGTTAGCTAAATTATTTTATCCTGGAACCCAAGGTGGCGGTATTATCTCTACTATTATCTTAGGAATCCTGGGAGCCGTATTCGGGGGTTACTTAGGTCAAGTATTGTTAGGAAGTAGCTCGGCAGCAGCTGCATCTGTAGGAGCTTTATCTCTGGGAAGCATTTTATTTGCTGTTATTGGTGCAATGATCCTAATTTTCCTTTGGGGTTTACTGACTCGTCGAGCTGTGTAA
- the rsmI gene encoding 16S rRNA (cytidine(1402)-2'-O)-methyltransferase codes for MQTDPKPGTLYVVGTPIGNLEDITFRAVRILQTVDIIAAEDTRHTGKLLQHFQVKTPQVSYHEHNRTSRIPELLEHLVNNKAIALVSDAGMPGISDPGYELVKACIEAGIPVVPIPGASAAITALSAAGLPTDRFVFEGFLPAKTQQRQEHLESLQTESRTLIFYESPHRLRDTLQDLAEIWGSDRQIVLGRELTKLYEEFWRGTIAEAIAYYSQREPQGEYTLVVAGIPASQPQLTEQELKAELKQLISQGISRSQASRQLAKFTSLPRRQLYQLALSIVSSHEP; via the coding sequence ATGCAAACCGATCCAAAACCAGGAACACTTTACGTTGTCGGCACACCAATTGGCAACCTGGAAGATATCACCTTTCGGGCAGTGCGAATTTTGCAAACTGTGGATATCATTGCTGCGGAAGACACGCGTCATACGGGGAAACTGCTACAGCATTTTCAAGTTAAAACACCCCAGGTGAGTTACCACGAACACAATCGTACCAGCCGTATTCCAGAATTATTAGAGCATTTAGTTAATAATAAAGCGATCGCTCTGGTGAGTGATGCTGGGATGCCAGGTATTTCCGATCCTGGATATGAACTGGTGAAAGCCTGTATTGAAGCGGGAATTCCTGTAGTTCCCATTCCTGGCGCTAGTGCAGCAATTACCGCTTTGAGTGCAGCGGGATTACCAACGGATCGGTTTGTCTTTGAAGGCTTTCTCCCGGCGAAAACTCAACAGAGACAAGAACATTTAGAATCTCTGCAAACAGAATCTCGCACTTTGATTTTCTACGAATCGCCGCACCGTTTGCGAGATACTTTGCAAGACTTAGCAGAAATTTGGGGAAGCGATCGCCAAATTGTGCTAGGACGGGAGTTAACTAAATTGTATGAAGAATTTTGGCGGGGGACAATTGCCGAGGCGATCGCTTACTACAGCCAACGAGAACCCCAAGGTGAATATACATTAGTAGTCGCGGGAATTCCAGCCAGTCAGCCCCAACTGACAGAACAAGAATTGAAAGCCGAATTGAAGCAGTTAATTAGTCAAGGAATATCGCGATCGCAAGCTAGCCGTCAGTTAGCAAAATTTACTTCCCTTCCCCGTCGCCAACTATATCAACTAGCTCTTTCTATAGTCTCCAGTCATGAGCCTTGA
- a CDS encoding heavy metal translocating P-type ATPase, producing the protein MLYPQRLGQVTREHADTVAALLCGLLLLFGWFALHLGWLGLAFLLLPAAYVIGGYESAREGLTTLFKEKELDVDLLMIVAAIGAASLGLWRREYHLIIDGAILILIFAISGALEGYAMQRTERSIRSLMSLTPDTARVLLQGREEEIPISQLKVGDEIVVKPGELIPTDGIILSGYSTLNQAAITGESLPVEKTVGAEVFAGTLNGYGALQIKVHKPAQSSLIQRVIRLVEQAQTEAPPSQEFIDRFEKGYAKVIVVAGILLATLPPFLWGWDWETTIYRALTFLVVASPCALMAAIMPTLLSGIANGARQGILFKNGAQLEKIGQVRAIAFDKTGTLTTGQVQVFQVVSANEYTNDDVLKTAASVEASSEHPIGKAIVQAASDLDWVGAIQVQAIPGQGIVGIAQEQQIIVGNAIFVQQYVTNLPEELREIVQSWEQEGKTVVWVAQESRGAALLYERLRQRLRSVNEEQGGRGAEVMGVIAIADQVRTQAAATISRLKKLGVEQIVMLTGDNQETARSVAKAVGIDRVYAQLLPEDKLNVIRRLQQQYQTVAMVGDGINDAPALAQASVGIAMGVSGSDVALETADIVLMADRLEKIAVAMHLGRRSQAIVKQNIVVALSFIMLLLVGNFLGNINLPIGVIGHEGSTVLVTLSGLRLLK; encoded by the coding sequence ATGCTCTACCCCCAACGTTTAGGCCAAGTCACCAGAGAACACGCAGATACCGTAGCCGCCCTTTTGTGTGGCTTATTGTTACTTTTCGGATGGTTCGCCTTGCATCTCGGTTGGTTGGGATTGGCGTTCCTGCTACTACCCGCTGCTTATGTAATTGGTGGTTACGAAAGTGCGCGAGAAGGATTGACTACCCTCTTCAAAGAAAAAGAACTCGATGTAGATTTGTTGATGATTGTCGCCGCCATTGGTGCTGCTAGCCTCGGCTTATGGCGAAGAGAATATCATCTAATTATTGATGGGGCAATTTTGATTCTGATCTTTGCCATCAGTGGCGCACTCGAAGGCTATGCAATGCAGAGAACTGAGCGGAGTATCCGCAGTTTGATGAGTTTGACACCAGATACAGCAAGGGTTTTGCTTCAGGGGAGGGAAGAGGAAATTCCGATCAGTCAGCTAAAAGTGGGTGATGAGATTGTCGTCAAACCTGGAGAGCTAATTCCTACTGATGGGATAATTTTATCTGGTTACAGCACCCTCAATCAAGCTGCAATTACGGGTGAGTCTTTACCTGTAGAGAAAACAGTGGGCGCAGAAGTATTTGCTGGTACACTCAACGGCTATGGTGCATTGCAGATTAAGGTACACAAACCAGCCCAAAGTAGTTTAATCCAGCGTGTGATTCGTTTGGTAGAACAAGCGCAGACAGAAGCACCACCTTCCCAAGAGTTTATCGATCGCTTTGAAAAAGGATATGCCAAAGTCATTGTAGTAGCTGGGATATTGCTGGCAACTTTACCGCCATTTCTTTGGGGTTGGGATTGGGAAACAACAATTTATCGCGCTCTTACTTTCCTGGTAGTGGCTTCTCCCTGTGCGCTGATGGCTGCAATTATGCCCACCCTGCTTTCAGGAATCGCCAATGGTGCAAGACAGGGGATTTTGTTTAAAAATGGGGCGCAGTTGGAGAAGATTGGCCAAGTCCGAGCGATCGCATTTGATAAAACTGGTACTCTTACAACAGGACAGGTGCAGGTATTTCAGGTAGTTTCAGCTAATGAATACACTAATGATGATGTATTAAAAACAGCTGCTAGTGTCGAAGCATCTTCCGAACATCCCATCGGTAAGGCAATTGTACAAGCGGCTAGCGATTTAGATTGGGTTGGTGCAATCCAAGTGCAAGCTATACCGGGACAGGGAATTGTCGGAATTGCTCAAGAACAACAAATAATTGTCGGGAATGCCATTTTTGTGCAGCAGTATGTAACAAATTTACCTGAAGAATTGCGAGAAATCGTTCAATCTTGGGAGCAAGAAGGTAAAACTGTGGTTTGGGTAGCACAGGAAAGCAGGGGAGCAGCACTTCTCTACGAGAGGCTGCGCCAACGGCTACGCTCAGTGAACGAGGAGCAGGGGGGCAGAGGAGCAGAGGTGATGGGTGTAATTGCGATCGCAGATCAAGTAAGAACGCAAGCAGCCGCAACCATCAGCCGATTAAAGAAACTGGGAGTTGAACAAATTGTCATGCTAACCGGGGATAATCAGGAAACTGCTCGCAGTGTAGCCAAAGCAGTCGGAATCGATCGGGTATATGCCCAACTTCTACCAGAAGATAAGCTGAATGTTATCCGCCGTTTACAGCAACAATATCAAACAGTTGCAATGGTAGGCGATGGCATTAATGATGCACCAGCTTTAGCGCAAGCATCCGTGGGTATAGCAATGGGAGTATCTGGTAGCGATGTGGCATTAGAAACCGCAGATATCGTACTGATGGCAGACAGGTTAGAAAAAATTGCTGTAGCGATGCATTTGGGCAGGCGATCGCAAGCCATCGTAAAACAAAATATAGTTGTAGCGTTGAGTTTCATTATGTTGCTTTTAGTCGGCAACTTTCTAGGAAATATTAACCTACCCATCGGCGTCATTGGTCATGAAGGTTCCACAGTATTAGTTACCCTCAGTGGACTAAGATTGCTGAAATAA
- a CDS encoding ATP-binding protein: MLKRIYIDNFRGLVNFEINFDSINLFLGANGSGKSTVFESLRKIQAFLTIHCDAGEVFKSSDCTRWQTLEIQRFELEISGNGGDYKYELAIEHHMKHNCHVKYERLYFNNNLLLNIENGKGQLARDDNSYMSDFPFPTSHSAILLLIESGNTKLKWFQMRMERLIIVQIIPSFMTNGSKKEELQLNWKMENFASWYRYITQEEAKTAELINVLKTLLPGFLGFRWEYLTEEYVTLKLQFADEEDKTKIIDYRLSELSDGQKALFALYTFLYCTQSEDYTLCIDEPENFLALPEIQPWLIKLYDFCSEEKLQALLISHHPELINYLLASPIGYWFERQINKPVKVKKISNELADNTGLPVSELIARGWLYEPA; encoded by the coding sequence ATGCTAAAGCGAATTTATATTGATAACTTTCGTGGGTTGGTAAATTTTGAGATAAATTTTGACTCGATTAATCTGTTTCTTGGTGCTAATGGTTCAGGAAAATCAACTGTTTTTGAGTCATTAAGAAAAATTCAAGCCTTTTTAACTATTCATTGTGACGCAGGAGAAGTTTTTAAATCTTCTGACTGCACACGCTGGCAGACTTTAGAAATTCAGCGTTTTGAGTTAGAAATTTCTGGCAATGGTGGCGATTATAAATATGAACTTGCCATTGAACATCATATGAAACATAATTGCCATGTTAAATATGAGCGCCTGTATTTCAATAATAATCTTTTATTAAATATTGAGAATGGTAAGGGTCAGCTTGCTAGAGATGATAATTCATATATGTCTGATTTTCCATTCCCTACCTCTCATTCTGCAATATTATTACTAATAGAAAGTGGCAATACCAAACTGAAATGGTTCCAAATGCGGATGGAACGATTAATCATTGTACAAATTATTCCTAGCTTCATGACCAATGGGAGTAAAAAAGAAGAGTTGCAACTGAATTGGAAAATGGAAAATTTTGCTTCTTGGTATCGGTATATCACTCAAGAAGAAGCTAAAACAGCAGAGTTAATTAATGTGCTAAAAACATTGTTACCTGGCTTTTTAGGCTTTAGATGGGAATATTTAACCGAAGAGTATGTAACTCTAAAATTGCAGTTTGCAGATGAGGAAGATAAGACAAAAATTATTGATTATCGTTTAAGTGAATTATCTGATGGACAAAAAGCGCTTTTTGCTCTTTATACTTTCCTGTATTGTACTCAATCTGAAGACTATACATTATGTATAGATGAGCCAGAAAATTTTTTAGCCCTGCCAGAAATTCAGCCCTGGCTAATTAAACTATATGATTTTTGCAGTGAAGAAAAATTACAAGCTTTGCTGATTTCCCATCATCCAGAACTAATTAATTATCTTTTAGCATCACCTATAGGTTATTGGTTTGAGCGTCAAATCAATAAACCTGTGAAGGTGAAAAAGATTAGTAATGAGTTGGCTGACAATACTGGATTACCCGTTTCAGAATTGATTGCGCGGGGATGGCTATATGAGCCAGCGTAG
- a CDS encoding precorrin-8X methylmutase produces the protein MNAGCLTIKELTDAVGGGLTPRMVRHYHQLGLLPQPVRSRSNYRLYTQKDVLRLQRIVALKQQGFQLNHIRNILEVEPEADTTVNLMGQLQQQYRAVMQQISQLRQTASALEGLLGRDRHCQIIQAEVLAQLKLLDVETQAGLGGLENLWSGLDAEIHTHSEAFTESLQRLLPDLSHRSEIEQHLISQLVLACGDVSLVSFIKLSRDAIAASREALSSSCQIVVDTQTVAAALDQTRLLHLGCRTETLIDNPHITTATEAELAFWQHQEWRTKLLQVSNGCVLVVGYAPSVLLEACKAIANQKIQPALVIGMPIGFSHAPAAKRQLMQQGIPYITVEGTLGGGALAATALNALVESLIDKPDCHCYLK, from the coding sequence ATGAATGCTGGTTGCTTAACTATTAAAGAACTTACTGATGCAGTAGGAGGCGGTTTGACTCCGCGGATGGTGCGCCATTACCATCAATTGGGACTGCTACCGCAACCAGTGCGATCGCGCAGCAATTACCGTCTCTACACCCAAAAAGATGTTCTCCGGTTACAACGGATTGTCGCACTCAAGCAGCAAGGGTTTCAGCTAAATCATATCCGCAATATTTTGGAGGTGGAACCAGAAGCCGATACAACTGTTAACTTGATGGGACAACTCCAGCAGCAATATCGCGCGGTGATGCAACAAATCTCCCAACTGCGGCAAACTGCATCAGCATTAGAAGGATTATTGGGACGCGATCGCCATTGTCAAATTATCCAGGCGGAAGTTTTGGCGCAACTCAAGTTACTTGATGTTGAAACTCAAGCCGGATTGGGAGGATTGGAAAATCTCTGGAGTGGCTTGGATGCCGAAATTCATACCCACTCGGAAGCTTTTACCGAATCGCTACAACGCTTACTTCCTGATTTGTCTCACCGTTCGGAAATTGAACAGCATTTAATTTCTCAGTTGGTTTTGGCTTGTGGCGATGTCAGTTTAGTGTCCTTTATTAAATTGAGTCGAGATGCGATCGCAGCTAGTCGAGAAGCTTTATCTTCAAGTTGTCAAATTGTTGTCGATACTCAAACGGTTGCTGCTGCTTTAGATCAAACCCGATTACTTCACTTAGGATGCCGCACCGAAACCTTAATTGATAACCCTCATATTACTACTGCCACTGAAGCAGAACTCGCCTTTTGGCAACATCAAGAATGGCGAACAAAATTGCTGCAAGTAAGTAATGGATGTGTGCTGGTAGTTGGTTATGCTCCCTCAGTACTTCTGGAAGCTTGTAAAGCCATTGCTAACCAAAAAATTCAGCCTGCATTAGTAATTGGAATGCCCATTGGCTTTAGCCACGCTCCCGCAGCCAAGCGACAACTGATGCAACAAGGGATACCTTATATTACAGTTGAAGGGACTTTAGGAGGTGGCGCATTAGCTGCAACGGCCCTAAATGCTTTGGTTGAGTCCCTGATAGATAAGCCAGATTGTCATTGTTATCTCAAATAA
- a CDS encoding AAA family ATPase, whose translation MLVAGFSGIGKTAIVNEVHKPIVRQRGYFIKGKFDQFNRNIPFFAFVQAFRDLMGQLLSESDVHLSTWKNKILQVLGDQGQVILEVIPELEQIIGQQPSATELSPNAAQNRFNLLLQRFIQVFTTKEHPLVIFLDDMQWADSASMKLIQLLMNESNSGYLLLIGAYRDNEVSAAHPLMLTLDEIAKANATINKITLAPLSEASLNQLVADTLNCSLETTEILTQLVYQKTKGNPFFSTQFFKALHQDQLIKFDVNSGSWQCDIAQIKALALTDDVVDFMVLQLRKLPESTQNVLKLAACIGNQFDLATLAIVSENSETETATFLWKALQEGLILPQSEVYKFYVGRETQDLVQSALTVNYKFLHDRIQQAAYALIPESKKQSIHLQIGQLLLSKIPVKKQEERIFEIVNQLNIGVKLITQQSERDRLAELNLLAGQKAKLSTAYTNAIEYISCGIQLLRKDSWQQQYSLTLALYEEAASAAYLMGQFDEVEEFVEQVQQHAKVLIDRVKSIEIQIQSYLAQSRFDDSIQTAIALLNLLGVKLSHQATKIQTLLNLAQTKLRFLGKSPLSLIDLPNMTGDKQLAAIRILASTNSTAYIARPDLLPPIILSEVNLSMQYGNAAASAFGYAWYGLIECGILGNIETGYKFGQLALQVLEKFHSKEFKARTFFIVQTFINHWHQPLKDTIAPLIEAYQVGLETGDIEYAAWASYSCSFHGYLMGQELAELEKQMGDYAEVYSHFRQEKPQTYINSFRQAILNLLGQSTDPSYLSGAVYDAQTIRSLQEQAGDRTGLSFSYANELILCYLFENYTRASEAAIQAITYLDGVTSAAVVPIVYFYEALTQLNLYPTATANEQKQILKKITSHQKKLKKWAHHAPINHQHKFYLVEAERQRILLHKNKAMELYNCAITLAKENAYIQEEALSNELAAKFYLDWDKEKIAQVYMQEAYYCYARWGAKAKTEDLEKRYPQLLAPILQGQINHFQLSSTVDASSLPNQTIHTNLSSSSISEALDLSTILKASQALSSEIQLEQLLTTLLQVVMENAGAQKAALLVLKQENLVVEAIATIDEGVTLLSVPLSTSEDIPITLVNFVKHSLKTVVLDDATAQTDFIADSYFMQQQPKSVLCTPILNQGKIIGLLYLENPLTIGAFTRDRTEVIQLLCAQAAISLENARLYQEYQNYAHQLERSLQELEQAQLQMVQNEKMATLGNLVAGVAHEINNPIGFLEGSLHNAEEYTQDLLAHIQLFKQHHPTPAIAVIEHGEKIDLEFLIEDLPKLVSSMKVASERIKDISISLRTFSRADTAEKVACNLHEGIESTLLILKYRLKANEKRPAIEVITKYGNLPPVKCFLGQLNQVFMNILANAIDVFDASIEGRSFAQVQGDRQQILIQTEVSSNEQTVIIRMKDNGQGMPEEIRLRIFDHLFTTKEVGKGTGLGLAIARQIVEETHNGSLSCNSVLGEGTEFVIEIPVF comes from the coding sequence ATGCTGGTGGCTGGTTTTTCTGGTATTGGTAAAACAGCAATTGTTAACGAGGTTCACAAACCCATTGTCCGACAGCGGGGCTACTTCATTAAGGGCAAATTTGACCAATTTAATCGGAATATTCCCTTCTTTGCTTTTGTGCAGGCGTTTCGAGACTTAATGGGACAATTGCTGAGTGAAAGTGATGTTCATTTGTCAACTTGGAAAAATAAAATTTTACAAGTGCTGGGCGATCAGGGGCAAGTCATTCTTGAGGTAATTCCCGAACTAGAACAAATTATTGGCCAACAACCATCTGCAACAGAACTTTCACCAAATGCAGCCCAGAATCGGTTTAATTTATTATTACAAAGATTTATTCAAGTATTCACTACCAAAGAACATCCCCTAGTCATATTTTTAGATGATATGCAGTGGGCTGATTCAGCATCAATGAAGTTGATCCAGTTACTAATGAATGAGTCAAACTCAGGATATTTATTATTAATTGGAGCTTATCGAGATAATGAAGTTTCTGCTGCCCATCCATTGATGTTGACATTAGATGAAATTGCCAAAGCTAATGCTACTATTAACAAAATTACATTAGCACCACTGAGTGAAGCCAGTTTAAATCAATTGGTTGCCGATACCCTAAACTGTTCGCTAGAAACTACAGAAATCTTAACACAGTTAGTATATCAGAAAACCAAGGGTAATCCATTTTTTAGTACGCAATTTTTCAAAGCACTGCATCAAGACCAGCTAATTAAATTTGATGTAAATAGCGGAAGCTGGCAGTGTGATATTGCCCAGATTAAGGCGTTAGCTCTGACAGATGATGTGGTTGATTTTATGGTTTTACAGTTGCGGAAATTACCAGAATCAACGCAGAATGTTTTGAAATTAGCAGCTTGTATTGGTAATCAATTTGATTTGGCAACATTGGCAATTGTTTCGGAAAATTCTGAAACCGAAACAGCAACATTTCTCTGGAAAGCATTACAAGAGGGATTAATCTTGCCCCAAAGCGAAGTTTACAAATTCTATGTTGGGCGAGAAACACAGGATTTAGTACAAAGTGCGCTAACTGTAAACTATAAATTTTTACACGATCGCATTCAACAAGCAGCTTATGCGTTGATCCCGGAGTCAAAAAAGCAATCCATCCATCTGCAAATTGGCCAACTGCTATTAAGCAAAATACCAGTTAAAAAGCAGGAAGAGAGAATTTTTGAGATTGTTAATCAGTTAAATATTGGTGTAAAGCTAATCACTCAGCAGTCTGAGCGAGATCGATTAGCAGAGTTAAATTTACTGGCTGGGCAAAAAGCCAAACTATCCACTGCTTATACGAATGCAATAGAATATATCAGTTGCGGTATTCAGCTATTGAGAAAAGATAGCTGGCAACAACAGTATTCACTCACATTAGCATTGTATGAAGAAGCTGCTTCGGCAGCCTATCTTATGGGCCAGTTTGACGAAGTAGAAGAGTTTGTTGAGCAAGTGCAACAACATGCTAAAGTCTTAATAGATCGGGTGAAATCGATAGAAATTCAAATCCAATCTTATTTAGCTCAGAGTCGTTTTGATGATTCAATTCAGACTGCGATCGCACTGCTAAATCTCTTAGGTGTGAAACTATCTCATCAAGCAACTAAAATACAAACATTACTCAATCTAGCCCAAACAAAATTACGATTTTTAGGTAAATCTCCTTTAAGTTTGATTGATTTACCTAATATGACTGGGGACAAACAACTAGCAGCAATCCGAATTTTGGCTAGTACAAATTCCACAGCTTATATTGCTCGTCCAGATTTACTGCCACCAATAATCTTGAGCGAAGTCAATTTATCGATGCAGTACGGTAATGCTGCGGCATCTGCATTTGGCTATGCCTGGTATGGATTGATTGAGTGTGGCATTCTGGGAAATATTGAGACAGGTTATAAATTTGGTCAATTAGCATTACAAGTTCTCGAAAAATTCCATAGTAAAGAATTCAAAGCTAGAACTTTCTTCATTGTTCAAACATTTATTAATCACTGGCATCAACCACTTAAAGACACAATTGCACCGTTAATTGAAGCCTATCAAGTGGGTTTAGAAACCGGAGATATCGAATATGCAGCTTGGGCTAGCTATAGCTGTAGTTTTCATGGATATTTGATGGGGCAAGAATTAGCTGAGTTAGAAAAACAGATGGGTGACTATGCTGAAGTCTATAGTCATTTTAGACAAGAAAAACCCCAGACTTATATTAATTCATTTCGTCAAGCCATATTGAATTTGTTAGGACAATCTACCGATCCCAGTTATTTATCAGGTGCTGTTTATGATGCCCAAACTATTCGTTCATTACAAGAGCAAGCAGGCGATCGCACTGGATTGAGCTTTAGCTATGCCAATGAACTGATACTTTGCTACCTATTTGAAAATTATACCAGAGCATCTGAGGCAGCAATTCAGGCAATAACTTATTTAGATGGGGTAACATCGGCAGCAGTTGTACCAATAGTTTATTTTTATGAGGCGTTAACCCAACTAAATCTCTATCCAACAGCAACAGCTAACGAACAAAAACAGATTCTTAAAAAAATCACATCCCATCAGAAAAAACTGAAAAAATGGGCGCATCATGCCCCAATTAATCATCAACACAAATTTTATTTAGTCGAAGCAGAACGGCAGCGGATTTTGCTGCACAAAAACAAAGCAATGGAATTGTACAATTGCGCCATAACTCTAGCGAAAGAAAATGCATATATCCAAGAAGAAGCTTTGAGTAATGAACTAGCGGCCAAGTTTTACCTCGACTGGGACAAAGAAAAAATCGCCCAAGTTTATATGCAAGAAGCTTATTACTGTTATGCTCGTTGGGGCGCTAAAGCCAAAACTGAAGACTTAGAAAAACGCTATCCTCAACTCCTGGCTCCCATCTTACAAGGGCAAATTAATCACTTTCAACTGAGTTCAACTGTCGATGCATCATCATTACCAAATCAAACCATCCACACAAACCTCTCTAGCAGCAGTATCTCTGAAGCCCTCGATTTGTCCACCATCTTGAAAGCCTCACAAGCCCTCTCCAGTGAAATTCAATTAGAGCAATTACTCACTACACTTTTGCAAGTAGTGATGGAAAATGCTGGGGCACAAAAAGCTGCATTACTTGTACTCAAACAGGAAAATTTAGTGGTTGAAGCCATAGCCACTATTGATGAAGGAGTCACCCTATTATCTGTACCATTGTCAACCAGCGAAGACATTCCCATTACACTGGTGAACTTTGTCAAACACAGTTTAAAAACTGTTGTACTGGATGATGCAACAGCACAAACTGATTTTATCGCTGATTCATATTTCATGCAGCAACAACCTAAGAGTGTGTTGTGTACGCCAATATTAAATCAGGGAAAAATTATCGGGCTGCTATATCTAGAAAATCCGCTAACAATTGGTGCATTTACTCGCGATCGCACCGAAGTTATCCAACTGCTATGCGCTCAAGCTGCCATCTCTCTAGAAAATGCCCGCCTTTATCAAGAATACCAGAATTATGCTCATCAACTAGAGCGATCGCTGCAAGAACTTGAGCAAGCCCAACTACAAATGGTGCAAAACGAAAAAATGGCAACATTGGGCAATTTGGTTGCAGGTGTGGCACATGAAATTAATAATCCCATTGGATTTCTGGAAGGTAGCCTCCACAATGCTGAAGAGTATACTCAAGACTTACTCGCCCATATCCAATTGTTTAAACAACATCATCCCACTCCGGCGATCGCAGTCATTGAGCATGGCGAAAAAATTGACCTCGAATTTCTAATTGAAGATTTACCAAAGCTAGTAAGTTCGATGAAGGTGGCTTCAGAACGGATTAAAGATATTAGTATCAGTCTCCGCACCTTCTCCAGAGCCGATACAGCCGAAAAAGTTGCTTGTAACCTCCATGAAGGAATTGAGAGTACCCTGTTAATTTTGAAATATCGCCTCAAAGCTAACGAAAAACGTCCAGCGATTGAAGTCATCACTAAATACGGAAATTTACCGCCTGTCAAGTGCTTTTTAGGACAGCTAAATCAAGTATTTATGAACATCCTTGCAAATGCAATTGATGTCTTCGATGCATCCATTGAGGGGCGTTCTTTTGCCCAAGTGCAAGGCGATCGTCAGCAAATACTGATTCAAACCGAAGTATCCAGTAACGAACAAACGGTAATAATTCGGATGAAAGATAACGGCCAGGGGATGCCAGAGGAAATTAGATTGCGGATCTTTGACCACCTATTTACAACCAAAGAGGTTGGCAAAGGAACAGGATTAGGATTAGCGATCGCTCGTCAAATTGTTGAGGAAACCCATAATGGAAGCTTGAGTTGCAATTCTGTACTTGGTGAAGGAACAGAATTTGTCATTGAGATTCCAGTATTTTAA